DNA from bacterium:
GCACGGCGCCGGCGCCGCCGAGCAGCAGCCGGTACACGGCGCCGACGGTGTGGCCGCCGGCCGGCCGCTCATGCTGCACGTGAAGAAACAGGAGGGCGGCCAGATCGGCCGCGGCAAAGGCGTAGACCTGGGCATCGCCCGACAGGTCGCGCGGCGTCGTATTGTGCACCAGCAGCGAGGCGACGCGCAGCGCGTCGCCGATCGTGCCGACGCGCTGGAGCGGATTGTACCGGACCGACCCCTCGAACAACGGGCAGAAGAGGTGCGTACGGCCGCCGTAATGGCCGGCCGTCACGTTCCACAACGAGCGCGGTCCGGTTTTCACATCGAGGACCACGACGCTCTCACGGGACGGGTCCCGAAGCAGGACGTTCGGGGCAATGATCCCGGCGGTCTTCCCCGTCCGAGACGGTCCGAGCACCAGCACGTGCGCGGAGAATTGCTCCTCGTCGAGGTAGAGCGGCACGTGCCGGCGGGGCCACACCCCGAGCAAGAGCGCGCCGGACCGGGCCAGATCGGCGACCTCCGGCCATGCCGCCCAGGCGGCGGTCGCGGGCGGGGGCACCGCCGGGCGTCCGGCCCGGAGCGCACCCGCGCACGCCGCGGCGAGGCAGGCCCACGCGGCGGCGGCCAGAGCGAGGTTGACCAAGGCCCCACCCGGAACGTGCAGCGAGGAGACGGCGGCGAAGAGCCCGCCGGCGATCAGCAGTCGCGCGGTCGCGGCAACGTGATTCATGCCGGCTCCTCCCCGACCGCGAGCGCACCCGCCGCCCACGCCGGCAGCGGCGGATAGGGCTCCGTCGCGACCACGCCGCCGAGAGACGCGGCGAGGCCGCCCACGCACTCATCCGCCAACCCGGCCCAGACCCGTTCGAGCCCGGAGGCGGCCGCGAGCGAAGCGATCCGGTGGGCGCGCCGGCGGTCGTCGCACGCAAACATGAGCCACGCATCGACGCGCGGCTGCCAAGCCGGATCGTTGGTCTGCGCTCCGCTCATCTTGCCGAGGAGCGCATACCGGTCGAGTTTCTCCCGGATCGCGGCCAGCGGCATGGTACCCCGGTCGCGCTCCAGGTAGTACACCCACCAACCGTCGGGGCCGGCGATCAGTACGACGGCGTCCGGTACGACGGCGGTGTGGCCGAGGTCGATGATGGACCGGTGCGCGGCCAGCCAACGGCACGCCGGGAGCCGGCCGGCGCGGCGGGCGGCGCACACATCGCAGAACAGGTCGTTGGTCGCAATCAGGTGGGCCATCTGCAGCGCCGCCACGGCGTCCGGCCGCGGCGTCCCAACGGCCGCCGCCTCCGGGGCGGCGCCGGCTTCGACACGTTCAAGCGCCGCCGCGGCCGCGCGGCCGAGCGGCGCGAGTCCCCAGAAGACGCGGCGGTCGGTGAACCCGCCGCTACGGAGCCGTACGAGCAGTCCACGGCGCCGCAACTCCCCAAGCCGGACGCGCGCGCCTCGCGGCGCGAGCGCGTCGTAGCAGGCCCGGTGGGCCTGTCCGCACGTGAGGTACCGGAGATCCCGGAGCACGCGAAGCAACGAGCGGTCGCGCGGCGTGAGGCACGCCAATGCCGCCGCCGCACGCTCCCACGAGCGCATGGCGATCATCTCCTTTCAGAATGGACAGAGTTAACCGAACACGGGCTTATGCGGAGGATCCTTGCGGGGCGGTGTCGTCATGCCAAGGGGGTATCCGGGGTCACGGACAACACGGGTGCCCGCGCCGACGAGGGGGCAGGGCCCGACGCTTCCGAGGGGGTGAAGCGTCCACCGAAACCGGTGCCTCGTCGTCGCGCGCACCCGCGCGCCTGACTCTGTCTATCCGGTGACCTGCAGCAGCTGAATTTTCACCGCGACCGATACTGCCCGATGCCGGTTCACTGCTCGGCCAACGCGACTCCGGTGCGTCGTTCTCGATCTCCGTCCGCGTGCCTGGGCGTCCCGCCACTGCGTCTGACGTGCGCTGCATTCACACGCGCACGAGCCAAATGCGCACCGCCCTATCGCTCTCGCCGGGATCCGCTCCAGGGTTCCCCGGCATCCACGCTCTGCCGCCGCTTCGTCGCCTGCAGCAGACCGTCCCGATTCGATTACTGCGGACTATAGCGCTGTGATGTAAAGATGTCAATACATCAATATGTTCGATGGCGCCGCCGTGTCCCTTCGCGGTGAACGGCGGGCGGTGCGGCAGGAAGACGCCCCGCGCGGGGTGCACGTTTTCTTAGGCGGACGGCGCTGATTGGCGCGCCGCGGACGGCGTGTGTGAGTCGTGGGGGTGGGCGATGGGGAGACAGCGGCAGATCATGGTCGGCATGATCGGGGCCGGGTTCATCGCGGAGACGCGGGCCCGCTGTTATGCGACCGTGTCGGGATACGACGTGCGGATCGCGGCCGTCGCCGGCCGGTCCCGGGACCACGCCGAGGCGTACGCGCGGCGGCACGGGGTGCCGGACGTGTACGGCGACTACCGGGAGATCCTCGCCCGCCGCGACATCGACATCGTCGACCTCTGCGTCCCCAATCACCTCCACCGGCCGATGACCGAGGAGGCCGCCGCCGCCGGCAAGCACGTCATCTGCTCGAAGCCCCTCACGGCCTTCGACGGCCAGGGCCTGCCGGCCGGGACGGAAGTGGCGGCCGTCCCACGGACCGACATGCTCCGGACCGCCGTCGAGAGCGCCGACGCGATGCTCGCGGCCGCGGAGCGCGCGCACGTGCGCCTGATGTACGCGGAGAACTGGGTCTACGCGCCGTCGATCGCGAAGGCGGACCGCCTGGCCGCCGCGGCGGGCGGGGTGATCCTCGAGATGCGCGGCGGGGAGTGCCACAGCGGCTCGCACTCACCGTACGCGAAGGAGTGGCGGTACACGGGCGGCGGCGCGCTGCTCCGCCTCGGGGTACACCCGATCGGCGCGATGCTGCACCTGAAGCGGCGGGAAGGTCTCCGCCGCACGGGCCGGCCCATCCGGCCCCGCGCCGTCGTCGCGGACGTGGGCGACCTGACGCGCGCGCCGGCGTTCCAGCAGGAAGAACGGCACTGGATCGGCACCGGATGGGTGGACGTGGAGAACTGGGGCTGCCTCATCATCACCTTCGACGACGGCGCGCGAGGAATCGTCTGGGCGTCGGACGCCGTGCTGGGCGGGATGGAGAGCGCGCTTACGGTCTTTCTCTCGAACGCGCACATCAAATGCAGCATGGAGCACACCGGTCTTGTGCAGGCGTTCGCGCCTGATCCATCCATCTTCGAGGATGAGTACCTGATGGAGAAACTCGAAACCAAGGCGGGCTGGAGCGCGCCCGCGCCGGATGAGGACTGGGCGCAGGGTCACCGCCAGGCGCTGCAGGACTTCGTGGAAAGCGTCGCCGAGGAGCGTGAACCCATCGCCGACGGGCGCCTGGGCCGCGACGCAATCGAAGTCGTGTACGCCGGATACGTCGCCGCCGCGGACGGCCGGCGCGTCGAGTTGGGCCGGTAGGGCCCGGCTCAGGAGCAGGACGGCCGAACCCGAAAACGAAACGCTCGGGCAAGAGATCCACGCGTAGTCCCCAACGACTGTGCGATGAGGTGCGCAGAACCATGGCCGAAGCACCACGACGCGTGAGGCGGGCGGTTTTTGCGGTGCCGCTCGTGGCACTAAGCCTGGCCGCATCCCTGTGCGGCGGCCCCGGGACCGGACCACACGCATCGGCGGCCGCCGGCAAGCCGACGGTCACCGTCTGGGTCGGCAGTTGGTGGCAGAGCCAGGTCCCGCTCATCATGAAGGAATGGTCGGCCGACCATCCGGAGATCACGCTCCAGATGGAGCCCCTGCCGATCAACGGCTATCTCGACAAGTTCATCACCGCCACGCTGGCCGGCACCCCGCCCGACGTCATCGACCTCGACGCCACGTGGGTGTCCACCGCCGCGGCAAAGGGGCTGCTGCAGCCGCTCGACAGCGCGGCCAAGGGCCTGGACGTCAAGGACTACGTCCCGTCGATCTGGGCGTCCAGTCACTACAAGGGCGTCCTGTACGCGCTCCCGAATCGCGCGTCGTCCCTGGTCTTCTACTACAATAAGACCGTCTTCGACAAGGCGCACGTCGCGTATCCCACCGACAATTGGACGTACGGCGACATGCTGCGGATCGCCCGGCGGCTCACGATTCCGGGGCAGTACGGGGTCGGGGTCGCCGCGGACCTGAGCGACCCCTCCAATGCCATGGACCTCTTGGCCTCCACCATCTGGGCGCACGGGGGAGATTTCCTCAGCAAGGACGACACCAAGGCGGTGATCAACTCGCCGAAGAGCGTCGCGGGCCTGACGTATTGGGCGGACCTCTACACCAAGTACCACGTCGCCCCGCCGGGCACACCCAACTTCTCGACGACCCGCGACCTGCTCCCGCTCTTCGAGGCGAACAAGGTCGGGATGATCACGAGCTCGTCGAACGTGTACGACGAGCTCACGACGAAGCACCCGGAGCTGCAGTGGGGCACGGTGCTCTCGCCGGACAAGGTCAACCGGTCCGGAGGCTGGACCATGGGCGTGCCGGCCGGCGCGAAAAACGCGGACGCGGCCCGCGTCTTCCTGTTGTGGTTCGCCAAACCGGAAAACATGTGCAAGATGATGAACCGCACGCCGGGCCGCCTGTCGTGCTATGCGGTGGCGCCGTGGAACGCCCCGAAGCTCAGCATCTTCGCGAAGGCGCTGCGGGACGCACGGTCGCTGCCGAGCGTCGCCGATTGGGCCGGCATCCAGACCGTGATCATCACCGAGGCGCAAAAGATCCTGGTCGGACAGCTCGCGCCCCAGCAGGCGGCGGACGCGATGGCGCAGCAGATCGACGCGATCCTCGCAAAGAAATAGGGACACGGGAGCGCGCGCCGATGTTCAAACTCGGATTCAGCACCCTGGGATGCCCCACCTACGACGTCGACCAGGTCATCGCCCTGGCGAGAGGCAACCGCTTCTCGGGCGTCGAGATTCGGCTCATTCGCGGCGAGGTGAACCTGCCGAAGCTCGAGGAGTTCTCGCCGGCCGGGATCCGCGAGACCCGGCGGCGCTTCGACGACGGCGGCATTCAGGTCGTCTGCGTCGACACCAGCGTCCGGATGAACTCCCTCGACGAAGACGAACGGCGCAGGCAGCTCGAGTCCTCCAGAGTCTACTGCGCGATCGCCGAGGGCCTCGGCGCCCCCTACCTCCGCGTGTTCGGCGGTCCCATGCCCGAGCATCAGGACCGGGACGCCACCCTCGACGCCATCGCGGCGGGGCTCGGCCGGGTGGCGGACGAGACCCGCGCGCGGGGCGTGACCACCGTCCTCGAGAGCCACGATTACTTTTCCACGTCCGAGCGCCTGCTCGATCTCATCGCCCGCGGCACCGGGGACAATCTCGCGATTCTCTGGGACATCCTGCACACCTACCGCCACGGAGAAGCGGGCGCCGAGACCTGGGTCCGGCTCGGACCGCGCATCAAGCTCGTCCACGTGAAGGACTCCGCGAAATCGTCGGCGCAGGGGTTCGATCTCGTCCTCACCGGCACGGGCACGGTGCCCATTCCGTCGTTCCTCGAGGTGCTCAAGGCGGCGGGCTACGATGGCTACGTGAACTTCGAGTGGGAGAAGGCCTGGCATCCGGAGATCGAGGCGCCGGAGGTGGCCATCCCGCAGTTCGCCCGGTACATGGCGGAGAGGTTGTAGGGCGCCGTGCCGGGACGCCGGCGCCGCGTCGCGCTGCGGCAGTGGGGACCGGGCTACGTGCTGGCGCTGCCGGCCATCGCGCTCATCGCGGTCATGATGGTTTATCCGACGCTGCAGACTCTACGGTTCAGCGTCTCTACGGTGGGGCTGCCCGCGTTCCGGACCACGTTCGTCGGCCTCGGCAACTTCGCCGGCATCCTCGCCGACCCCGCGACCGGCAGCCTGCTGCGGCGCACCCTCGCCTGGGTCGCCGGCACGGTCCTGCTGCGCTTCGTGCTCGGGTTTCTGGCCGCCCTCGTCTTCAACGCCAAGGTCCGCGGAACGGCGTGGATGCGTGTGCTCGTCGTCCTGCCCTGGACGATCCCCTCCGTGGTGGCCGCCAACCTGTGGCGCTGGATCCTGCAGACCGACACCGGGGTGCTCGACCAAACCCTGCGCGCGTGGGGGCTCGGGGCCCTGGCCGCCAACTGGCTCGGCGATCCGCGCACCGCGCTGACGGCCGTGATGATCGCGTATTCCTGGGCGGGATTCCCGTTCATCATGCTGCTGATCTTGGCGGGCCTGCAGGGCGTGCCGGAAGAACAGTACGAAGCCGCGCAGGTCGACGGGGCCAACGCTTGGCAGTTGTTCCGCTTCATCACGGTCCCGGCCGTGAGCGGCGTGCTCCTCCTGGCGCTGCTGCTGGAAACCATCCAAGCAATCAACTCCTTTGACACGCTCACCGTGATGACCGGGGGCGGCCCCGCGAACGCCACCCAAACGTGGAGCCTCGCAATTTACCGAAGGGCGTTCGTCGACTTCAACCTGGGCGGGGCGTCCGCGCTGAGCGTGCTCATGCTGCTCGGCGCGCTGACGCTGCCGCTGCTCCACGGCGCCGCCAACAGGAGCGGCCGCGTGCGGCCGGCCGGCGTCCCGCTCGCGGGGACGGCGGCGCCGTGACCGGGCTGGCGGCTCGCGTGCCGGCGCCTCGGGCGGGCGCGCGCACCGCCGCGCGGCCCGGCGTGACGAGGCGGCGGGCGGGCCGCGTCGCGCGCTACGTGGCCGTGTACACGTTCGGACTGCTCTTCACGGGGTTCAGCGTCGCCCCGCTCGTGTGGGGCGTCAGCACCGCGCTCAAGACGACGCAGGACCTGTACGCGGTTCCGCCGCGATGGATCCCCAACCCCGTCACGTTCGCCCACTTCGTCTCGGTGCTGCACAATCAGGCGATCATCCGTGGATTCTTCAATACCGCCGTCGTCTCGATCGCCACCACGGCGGTCGCGCTCGTCGTGGGAGTGCTCGGGGGCTACGGGTTTTCGCGTTTTCGCTTCCCCGGCCGCACACCGCTGCTCTGGTCGGTGCTGTTCACGCAGCTGTTTCCGCGCGTGGCCGTCATCGTGCCGTTCTTCATCACGCTGCGCAACCTGCACCTCATGAACACCCTGCCCGGGCTGGTCCTCGCGTATCTCATGGTGGTCTTCCCGGTATCGATCTGGCTCATGAAGGGCTTTTTCGACCGGGTCCCTGTGGAGATCGAGGAGGCGGCGGTGGTCGACGGGTGCTCCATCCCGCGCCTCCTCTGGCGGATCGTGGTGCCCATGGCGAAGCCCGCCTTGGTCGCGGCCGCCATGTACGCGTTCGTGCTGGCCTGGAACGAGTTTCTGTTCGCCCTGGTGTTCACGCAGGGGCTGAACAACCGGCTGCTGTCCATCGCCCTCGCCTTCTTCATCGACGAGAACGGGATCCGTTGGGGCGAGCTTATGGCGGCGTCGCTGCTGATGAGCATCCCCGCCGTCATCGTCTTCACCGCGTCGCAACGGGTGCTCGTCCGCGGGCTGAGCGAGGGAGCGCTCCGCGGATGACGGACCGCGGGGAGACGGGCGCGATGCCGGCAGCGGCGCAGGTCGCGGTCGTCACGGGTGGCAGCTCGGGCATCG
Protein-coding regions in this window:
- a CDS encoding replication-relaxation family protein; amino-acid sequence: MRSWERAAAALACLTPRDRSLLRVLRDLRYLTCGQAHRACYDALAPRGARVRLGELRRRGLLVRLRSGGFTDRRVFWGLAPLGRAAAAALERVEAGAAPEAAAVGTPRPDAVAALQMAHLIATNDLFCDVCAARRAGRLPACRWLAAHRSIIDLGHTAVVPDAVVLIAGPDGWWVYYLERDRGTMPLAAIREKLDRYALLGKMSGAQTNDPAWQPRVDAWLMFACDDRRRAHRIASLAAASGLERVWAGLADECVGGLAASLGGVVATEPYPPLPAWAAGALAVGEEPA
- a CDS encoding sugar phosphate isomerase/epimerase family protein, which translates into the protein MFKLGFSTLGCPTYDVDQVIALARGNRFSGVEIRLIRGEVNLPKLEEFSPAGIRETRRRFDDGGIQVVCVDTSVRMNSLDEDERRRQLESSRVYCAIAEGLGAPYLRVFGGPMPEHQDRDATLDAIAAGLGRVADETRARGVTTVLESHDYFSTSERLLDLIARGTGDNLAILWDILHTYRHGEAGAETWVRLGPRIKLVHVKDSAKSSAQGFDLVLTGTGTVPIPSFLEVLKAAGYDGYVNFEWEKAWHPEIEAPEVAIPQFARYMAERL
- a CDS encoding carbohydrate ABC transporter permease produces the protein MTGLAARVPAPRAGARTAARPGVTRRRAGRVARYVAVYTFGLLFTGFSVAPLVWGVSTALKTTQDLYAVPPRWIPNPVTFAHFVSVLHNQAIIRGFFNTAVVSIATTAVALVVGVLGGYGFSRFRFPGRTPLLWSVLFTQLFPRVAVIVPFFITLRNLHLMNTLPGLVLAYLMVVFPVSIWLMKGFFDRVPVEIEEAAVVDGCSIPRLLWRIVVPMAKPALVAAAMYAFVLAWNEFLFALVFTQGLNNRLLSIALAFFIDENGIRWGELMAASLLMSIPAVIVFTASQRVLVRGLSEGALRG
- a CDS encoding Gfo/Idh/MocA family oxidoreductase, which gives rise to MGRQRQIMVGMIGAGFIAETRARCYATVSGYDVRIAAVAGRSRDHAEAYARRHGVPDVYGDYREILARRDIDIVDLCVPNHLHRPMTEEAAAAGKHVICSKPLTAFDGQGLPAGTEVAAVPRTDMLRTAVESADAMLAAAERAHVRLMYAENWVYAPSIAKADRLAAAAGGVILEMRGGECHSGSHSPYAKEWRYTGGGALLRLGVHPIGAMLHLKRREGLRRTGRPIRPRAVVADVGDLTRAPAFQQEERHWIGTGWVDVENWGCLIITFDDGARGIVWASDAVLGGMESALTVFLSNAHIKCSMEHTGLVQAFAPDPSIFEDEYLMEKLETKAGWSAPAPDEDWAQGHRQALQDFVESVAEEREPIADGRLGRDAIEVVYAGYVAAADGRRVELGR
- a CDS encoding sugar ABC transporter permease, with the protein product MPGRRRRVALRQWGPGYVLALPAIALIAVMMVYPTLQTLRFSVSTVGLPAFRTTFVGLGNFAGILADPATGSLLRRTLAWVAGTVLLRFVLGFLAALVFNAKVRGTAWMRVLVVLPWTIPSVVAANLWRWILQTDTGVLDQTLRAWGLGALAANWLGDPRTALTAVMIAYSWAGFPFIMLLILAGLQGVPEEQYEAAQVDGANAWQLFRFITVPAVSGVLLLALLLETIQAINSFDTLTVMTGGGPANATQTWSLAIYRRAFVDFNLGGASALSVLMLLGALTLPLLHGAANRSGRVRPAGVPLAGTAAP
- a CDS encoding sugar ABC transporter substrate-binding protein, producing MRRAVFAVPLVALSLAASLCGGPGTGPHASAAAGKPTVTVWVGSWWQSQVPLIMKEWSADHPEITLQMEPLPINGYLDKFITATLAGTPPDVIDLDATWVSTAAAKGLLQPLDSAAKGLDVKDYVPSIWASSHYKGVLYALPNRASSLVFYYNKTVFDKAHVAYPTDNWTYGDMLRIARRLTIPGQYGVGVAADLSDPSNAMDLLASTIWAHGGDFLSKDDTKAVINSPKSVAGLTYWADLYTKYHVAPPGTPNFSTTRDLLPLFEANKVGMITSSSNVYDELTTKHPELQWGTVLSPDKVNRSGGWTMGVPAGAKNADAARVFLLWFAKPENMCKMMNRTPGRLSCYAVAPWNAPKLSIFAKALRDARSLPSVADWAGIQTVIITEAQKILVGQLAPQQAADAMAQQIDAILAKK
- a CDS encoding type IV secretory system conjugative DNA transfer family protein, with translation MNHVAATARLLIAGGLFAAVSSLHVPGGALVNLALAAAAWACLAAACAGALRAGRPAVPPPATAAWAAWPEVADLARSGALLLGVWPRRHVPLYLDEEQFSAHVLVLGPSRTGKTAGIIAPNVLLRDPSRESVVVLDVKTGPRSLWNVTAGHYGGRTHLFCPLFEGSVRYNPLQRVGTIGDALRVASLLVHNTTPRDLSGDAQVYAFAAADLAALLFLHVQHERPAGGHTVGAVYRLLLGGAGAV